From a single Clostridium isatidis genomic region:
- a CDS encoding TetR/AcrR family transcriptional regulator: protein MARILKKDEYEAKRNEILSAAQKFVYTKGYEKMSIQDILNELGISKGTFFHYFKSKQAMLDALVERFMDQGEEQIIPIVKDESLPAIEKLKKYFTAAGNWKVKQKDYLISLMRVWYSDDNAIIRQKMLNHSIERISPLLSSIIFQGIQEGTFKPSFPEQAGEVTLSLIQSLWDRLSLMIINDAQDKDCIDQMKNILAAYTDSIEKVLGIPESTLRIINDETMNQWFNLK from the coding sequence ATGGCAAGGATATTAAAGAAAGATGAATATGAAGCAAAACGTAATGAAATTCTTTCTGCAGCTCAAAAGTTTGTTTATACAAAAGGATATGAGAAGATGTCAATTCAGGATATATTAAATGAATTGGGAATTTCAAAGGGAACTTTTTTTCATTATTTTAAATCAAAACAAGCTATGTTAGATGCACTTGTTGAACGCTTTATGGATCAAGGAGAAGAACAGATAATTCCCATAGTAAAAGATGAAAGTCTTCCTGCTATAGAGAAGTTGAAGAAATATTTCACTGCAGCAGGAAATTGGAAGGTTAAACAAAAGGATTACTTAATCAGTCTTATGAGGGTGTGGTATAGCGATGACAATGCAATTATTCGTCAGAAAATGCTAAATCATTCAATTGAACGTATTTCTCCCCTTTTATCCTCGATTATTTTTCAAGGAATTCAAGAAGGAACTTTTAAGCCTTCTTTTCCAGAGCAGGCAGGAGAAGTTACCCTTTCTTTGATACAAAGTTTATGGGATAGGTTATCCTTGATGATTATAAATGATGCACAGGATAAAGACTGCATTGACCAAATGAAAAATATACTTGCAGCCTATACTGATTCAATAGAGAAGGTATTGGGGATTCCTGAATCTACTCTTAGGATAATTAATGATGAAACAATGAATCAATGGTTTAATTTGAAATAA
- a CDS encoding dihydrofolate reductase family protein, with translation MLNNKIRKIVLDLAVSLDGFIEGINGEIDWCIMDEDMNFVKFLDSVDTIFYGRKSYDLWGKYTLENDASDTDREMWEKVHSKKKVVFSKSLTNIDNAKVINFNIVEEVNKIKNEPGKDIWLYGGASLITTFVNLGLVDEYRLSIHPVVLGGGKPLFVNIKERQELKLVDSRKFSSGVIQLCYQAVI, from the coding sequence ATGCTTAATAATAAAATAAGAAAAATAGTTTTAGATTTAGCAGTTTCTTTAGATGGATTTATTGAAGGTATAAATGGAGAAATTGATTGGTGCATTATGGATGAAGATATGAATTTTGTTAAGTTCTTAGATAGTGTTGATACAATTTTTTACGGCAGAAAATCTTATGATTTATGGGGGAAATATACTCTAGAAAATGATGCTTCTGATACAGATAGAGAAATGTGGGAAAAGGTTCATAGTAAGAAGAAGGTTGTATTTTCAAAAAGTCTAACTAATATAGATAATGCCAAGGTAATTAATTTTAATATTGTAGAAGAAGTAAATAAAATAAAAAATGAACCAGGGAAGGATATTTGGTTATACGGTGGAGCCAGCCTTATAACAACCTTTGTAAACTTAGGACTTGTTGATGAGTATAGATTATCAATTCATCCTGTAGTTTTAGGAGGAGGCAAACCTTTATTTGTTAACATAAAAGAAAGGCAGGAGCTAAAATTAGTTGATAGTAGAAAATTCTCTTCAGGTGTTATTCAGCTCTGTTACCAAGCTGTTATCTAA
- a CDS encoding Fic family protein, with amino-acid sequence MKKPYEPLRLPINNLININEFINELLEANKLIGIYETLLNKSKLDPKLLLAPITLQEAIQSTRIEGTQVTLDDMLEYGVDESNKNNDIQEVINYSNALRLGEDLLKRLPISTRLIKEMHKILLAGDVRGNSRNPGEFRTIQNFIGPEGCTIQTASYIPPEPQLVPNYMSNLEKYINEPTDDLNNLIRIAIIHAQFETIHPFLDGNGRIGRILIPLFLYDKELVSAPNFFISESLEKDKYKYYKLLNDLRVDPEKATEEILADKWNTWIKFFINSITLQANKNIKLIDSIDNLYNEVLDKSRELISNNKLIDIINVMFEKPVFNKKSILEKVSIPSSTLGNYLNKLENAQIIYSDGKIRNKRYYFYDLINILRQ; translated from the coding sequence ATGAAAAAACCATATGAACCATTAAGATTACCAATTAATAATTTAATTAATATTAATGAATTTATAAATGAACTTCTTGAAGCAAATAAGCTTATAGGAATATATGAAACATTATTAAATAAATCAAAGTTAGATCCAAAGCTTTTGTTAGCACCAATTACATTACAGGAGGCTATTCAATCTACAAGAATAGAGGGAACTCAAGTTACTTTAGACGATATGTTAGAGTATGGAGTAGATGAAAGTAATAAAAATAATGATATACAAGAAGTAATAAACTATTCAAATGCTTTAAGACTTGGAGAAGATTTATTAAAAAGATTACCAATTTCAACAAGGCTTATTAAAGAAATGCACAAAATATTATTAGCAGGGGATGTTAGAGGCAATAGTAGAAATCCAGGAGAGTTTAGAACTATCCAAAATTTTATAGGACCTGAAGGATGTACTATTCAAACGGCGTCCTACATTCCACCAGAACCTCAATTAGTTCCAAACTATATGAGTAATTTAGAAAAATATATTAATGAACCAACAGATGATTTAAATAATTTAATTAGAATTGCGATAATACACGCACAGTTTGAAACTATTCATCCTTTTTTAGATGGCAATGGAAGAATAGGTAGAATACTAATTCCATTATTTTTATATGATAAAGAATTGGTAAGTGCACCTAACTTTTTTATTAGTGAAAGTCTAGAAAAGGATAAGTATAAATATTATAAACTTCTAAATGATTTAAGAGTTGATCCTGAAAAAGCAACTGAAGAGATTCTTGCAGATAAATGGAATACTTGGATTAAATTTTTTATAAATTCGATAACTTTACAAGCTAATAAGAATATTAAATTAATTGATTCTATAGATAACTTATATAATGAGGTTTTAGATAAATCAAGAGAATTAATCTCTAATAATAAACTTATAGATATTATTAATGTTATGTTTGAAAAACCTGTCTTTAATAAAAAAAGTATCTTAGAAAAGGTATCAATACCAAGTAGTACTTTAGGAAATTATTTAAACAAATTAGAGAATGCTCAAATAATTTATTCTGATGGAAAAATAAGAAATAAAAGATACTACTTCTATGATTTAATAAATATCTTAAGGCAATAG
- a CDS encoding MBL fold metallo-hydrolase gives MKYFTSEKISENIIRIRDICGVYQYLVIGDEKACLLDTGCGFGNLREYVNTLTDKDYFVILTHGHIDHASGASLFEDKEIYMNLLDKELLKVHTAFEVRKEYAKVVNETAEIPESEYNPLFNGELLPLTDGQEFDLGNLTIQAIHTPGHTQGMTMILIKEERTILFGDGCGISVLLLDEYASSVSEYLDTLITLKNYENQYDYIIRNHGTGKSPKDLLDNVIECCKLVINGTDDKYPARNIPIKVENAFFAKTLKDNSTDRVDGKEGNIVYTLDKIK, from the coding sequence ATGAAGTATTTTACAAGTGAGAAAATCTCAGAGAATATTATAAGAATTCGCGATATTTGTGGGGTTTATCAATATTTAGTTATAGGTGATGAAAAAGCTTGTTTATTAGATACAGGCTGTGGTTTTGGCAATCTCAGAGAATATGTTAATACATTAACTGATAAAGATTACTTTGTTATATTAACTCATGGGCACATAGATCATGCAAGTGGTGCAAGCCTTTTTGAAGATAAGGAAATATATATGAATCTCTTAGATAAAGAATTACTTAAAGTGCATACTGCCTTTGAAGTTAGAAAAGAATATGCAAAAGTAGTAAATGAAACAGCAGAAATTCCAGAATCTGAATATAACCCATTATTTAATGGTGAGTTATTGCCACTTACTGATGGACAGGAATTTGATTTAGGTAACTTAACCATTCAAGCAATTCATACACCAGGGCATACACAAGGAATGACTATGATTTTAATAAAAGAAGAGAGGACTATTCTATTTGGTGATGGATGTGGGATTAGTGTGCTCTTATTAGATGAATATGCTAGTAGTGTCTCTGAATATTTAGATACTCTAATAACTCTAAAAAATTATGAAAACCAATATGATTATATTATTAGAAATCATGGAACAGGTAAATCTCCTAAAGATTTATTAGATAATGTTATTGAATGTTGCAAATTAGTTATAAATGGTACAGATGATAAATACCCTGCAAGAAATATACCTATTAAGGTTGAAAATGCATTCTTTGCAAAAACATTAAAAGATAATAGTACTGATCGTGTTGATGGAAAAGAGGGTAACATTGTTTATACCTTAGACAAAATTAAATAG
- a CDS encoding PTS transporter subunit EIIC has translation MSVKDVKIAESVLEKIGGKDNISQATHCMTRLRFNLKDDNIANEDEIKKIDGVLGCKRKGGQLQVIIGTNVSTVYDELCKISGIVQEKSIDENLDKNLPSKKKSGKDYVNAIFDYLAGSLTPLIPVLIAASFFKTLVAVLGPSLLGIISETSNLYILFSFAGDAGFYFLPIFIAYTAAKKLNSNTAIAMMLGGIMIHPTFLGLAQENALFTVFGIPSKTLNYTGTIIPMLLTVWVMSHVEKIFKKYTPEVIKVFLVPFGTALIMLPLSLCLLGPLGSILGDYVCNGIIGVYNLVGPLGVGLIGATFAILVLTGMHMVLFTYLFITFPTLGYDSMLLPGILCASWASTGVALACIYKFKEKKKKSLTFGYVLTWFFGGVGEPMLYGLSIPYKTPLYAGVISGFISGIVAGFTKLSAYTLNTSNGVYALTAFIGGPKSNYIALVITLLVCLVSGFAVMMFMKLDESKVN, from the coding sequence ATGTCAGTAAAAGATGTAAAAATTGCAGAAAGTGTTCTTGAGAAAATCGGGGGAAAAGATAATATTTCTCAGGCTACACATTGTATGACAAGACTTCGTTTTAATTTAAAAGATGATAATATTGCAAATGAAGATGAAATTAAGAAAATTGATGGAGTATTAGGTTGTAAGAGAAAAGGAGGACAACTTCAAGTTATAATTGGTACAAATGTTTCAACTGTTTATGATGAGCTATGTAAAATTTCAGGAATAGTTCAGGAAAAATCAATTGATGAAAATTTAGATAAGAATTTACCAAGTAAAAAGAAATCAGGAAAAGACTACGTTAATGCTATATTTGATTATCTTGCAGGTAGTTTAACACCATTGATTCCAGTTTTAATTGCAGCATCATTCTTTAAAACACTGGTAGCTGTGTTAGGTCCAAGTCTTTTAGGTATTATTTCTGAAACAAGCAATTTATATATTTTATTTTCCTTTGCTGGAGATGCTGGATTCTACTTTTTACCAATATTTATAGCATACACTGCAGCTAAAAAATTAAATTCTAATACAGCTATTGCCATGATGCTAGGTGGTATTATGATTCATCCTACATTTTTAGGATTAGCACAAGAAAATGCTTTATTTACGGTTTTCGGCATTCCATCTAAAACATTAAATTATACAGGAACTATAATTCCTATGCTTCTAACAGTTTGGGTGATGTCACATGTTGAGAAAATATTTAAAAAATATACTCCTGAAGTAATAAAAGTTTTTTTAGTTCCATTTGGGACAGCTCTAATAATGCTACCACTTTCACTATGTCTTCTTGGACCTTTAGGTTCAATTTTAGGTGACTATGTTTGTAATGGAATAATTGGAGTGTACAATTTAGTTGGTCCATTAGGTGTTGGGTTAATTGGTGCTACTTTTGCAATATTAGTTCTTACAGGAATGCATATGGTGTTATTTACTTACTTATTTATTACCTTCCCAACCTTAGGGTATGACAGTATGCTTTTACCAGGTATTTTATGTGCTAGCTGGGCAAGTACAGGTGTTGCTCTTGCATGTATTTATAAGTTTAAAGAAAAGAAAAAGAAGTCATTAACCTTTGGTTATGTGCTAACTTGGTTCTTTGGTGGAGTTGGTGAGCCTATGTTATATGGACTATCTATTCCATATAAAACACCATTATATGCTGGTGTTATTTCTGGATTTATTTCAGGTATAGTTGCTGGATTTACAAAGTTATCTGCGTACACATTAAATACATCCAATGGAGTATATGCTTTAACTGCATTTATTGGTGGACCAAAATCAAATTATATTGCTCTTGTAATTACATTATTAGTATGTCTTGTATCAGGATTTGCTGTAATGATGTTTATGAAACTTGATGAATCAAAGGTTAATTAA
- a CDS encoding MurR/RpiR family transcriptional regulator, which yields MYVYDTPSELLNDYLKGSNKSSINEEIARFFIAYLNEIPNLKITEIAEKCHVSTTSIIRFCRELGYLDFTDFKKCIEETNLNNKLRVYRNDFLKDSKGTEGLKDWIDHVNNKVLDSLLVIDLDKVDELAKDIINYRYVYIFGSCLSKVVGEYLRVHLTRLNKNIITITVPKKDSPLTHNKKDTLGIVLSQHNNYLKSKHEIIPYLQGSCDKTWLITQQMPEESYKKHFNNTLFVSGCKEIIVEYHVMLNVSEIIAEYCFRNSK from the coding sequence ATGTATGTATATGATACGCCATCTGAGTTATTAAATGATTATTTAAAAGGAAGTAATAAATCTAGTATTAATGAAGAGATTGCAAGGTTTTTTATTGCATATCTAAATGAAATACCAAATTTGAAAATTACTGAAATAGCAGAAAAATGCCATGTATCTACAACATCTATAATTCGTTTTTGTAGGGAACTTGGATATTTAGATTTTACAGATTTTAAAAAATGTATTGAAGAAACTAATTTAAACAACAAATTGAGAGTATATAGAAATGATTTTTTAAAGGATTCCAAAGGAACAGAAGGACTTAAAGATTGGATAGATCATGTAAATAATAAAGTTCTTGATAGCTTATTAGTGATAGATTTGGACAAGGTAGATGAATTAGCTAAAGATATTATTAATTATCGTTATGTATATATATTTGGCTCATGTCTTTCTAAAGTTGTAGGTGAATATTTACGTGTGCATTTAACTCGTCTAAATAAAAATATAATTACAATAACAGTGCCTAAAAAAGATAGTCCATTAACTCATAATAAAAAAGATACCTTAGGTATTGTGCTATCACAACATAATAATTATTTAAAATCAAAACATGAGATTATTCCTTATCTGCAAGGTAGCTGCGATAAAACATGGCTAATTACTCAACAAATGCCTGAAGAAAGTTATAAAAAGCATTTTAATAATACCCTGTTTGTAAGTGGCTGCAAGGAAATAATAGTTGAATACCATGTAATGTTAAATGTTTCTGAAATAATAGCTGAATATTGTTTCAGAAATTCGAAATAA
- a CDS encoding TIR domain-containing protein — MAYRNGVYVAFNGCGTTDPTDSDIKYFNLLKAWSENPNNNFRFVDSHQKTYKVLDSSTKKTLLDRLNERMATSKLLLLIVTENTINSSDIVDHEIKRAILHDELPVIVAYTDKSIVKNVTSEMKNKLPKILQNIVNDKECKILFIPFKMNAIAKAIKDFGVNQVKDKDNGIYTYKDKDSWD; from the coding sequence ATGGCATATAGAAATGGAGTCTATGTTGCTTTTAATGGATGTGGAACAACAGATCCTACAGATTCAGATATAAAGTATTTTAATCTATTAAAAGCTTGGAGTGAGAATCCTAATAATAATTTTAGATTTGTAGATAGCCATCAAAAAACTTATAAGGTTTTAGATAGTAGTACGAAAAAAACATTATTAGATAGATTAAATGAAAGAATGGCGACGTCTAAATTATTATTGTTAATTGTAACTGAAAATACAATTAATTCTAGTGATATAGTAGATCATGAGATTAAAAGAGCAATTTTACATGATGAACTCCCTGTTATTGTAGCATATACTGATAAATCAATAGTAAAAAATGTTACTTCGGAAATGAAGAATAAATTGCCTAAAATATTACAGAATATAGTAAATGATAAAGAGTGTAAAATACTTTTTATTCCATTTAAAATGAATGCTATAGCAAAAGCTATTAAGGATTTTGGTGTTAATCAAGTTAAAGATAAAGATAATGGAATATATACTTACAAAGACAAAGATTCATGGGATTAA
- a CDS encoding macro domain-containing protein, whose product MFEKQKVSLSDKALIRDFLAIVGIIGGLYSYVTIFFEIPDEYKNKVINFAIVSSILVIIYLVLWIRANKMESIKLKINGSTIQVKIGDIFEEKELKVISFNEYFDTQVDDDIIANSSLNGIFITSKLKESIEDFDKELDKYLSSKKGNEYSVNNDRVVGKKKKYPLGTICKYKNEYLFTALTKFDDENKAKVLLKDYVYTLLNFWSEIDRVYAGKSVSMPLLGSGQTRIEDKIDILEQELLELLIWTFKISRIKIKHPSKITIIIHSTSKDKINFYKLKELM is encoded by the coding sequence TTGTTTGAAAAGCAAAAAGTAAGTTTATCTGATAAAGCTTTAATAAGAGATTTTTTAGCTATAGTCGGTATTATTGGCGGATTATATTCTTATGTAACAATTTTCTTTGAGATTCCTGATGAATATAAAAATAAAGTAATAAATTTTGCTATTGTATCAAGTATTTTAGTGATTATCTATTTAGTTCTTTGGATTAGAGCAAATAAAATGGAATCAATTAAGTTAAAGATAAATGGTTCAACAATACAAGTGAAAATTGGTGATATATTTGAAGAGAAAGAGTTAAAAGTTATTTCTTTTAACGAATATTTCGATACACAAGTTGATGATGATATAATTGCGAATAGTAGTCTAAATGGAATATTCATAACAAGTAAACTAAAAGAATCTATAGAGGATTTTGACAAGGAACTTGATAAATATTTAAGTAGTAAAAAAGGGAATGAGTATTCCGTAAACAATGATAGAGTTGTTGGTAAGAAGAAAAAATATCCATTAGGTACGATTTGCAAATATAAAAATGAATATTTATTTACAGCTTTAACTAAATTTGATGATGAAAATAAAGCAAAGGTTTTGCTAAAAGATTATGTATACACTTTACTGAATTTTTGGAGTGAGATTGATAGAGTGTATGCTGGTAAATCTGTTTCAATGCCATTGCTTGGAAGTGGACAAACTAGAATTGAAGATAAAATAGATATATTAGAACAAGAATTATTAGAGTTGTTAATATGGACTTTTAAAATAAGTAGAATAAAGATTAAACATCCATCAAAAATAACTATAATAATACATTCTACCAGTAAGGATAAAATAAATTTTTATAAATTAAAGGAGTTGATGTAA
- a CDS encoding DUF2809 domain-containing protein, translating into MVFVEVMQYFKIIELLNLESNKVASTIMGTSFDVKDILCYLIGSIALIIWENRRRLYYNE; encoded by the coding sequence ATGGTATTTGTAGAAGTTATGCAGTATTTTAAAATTATAGAGCTTTTAAACTTAGAAAGTAATAAAGTGGCTTCAACAATTATGGGGACTTCATTTGATGTAAAAGATATTTTATGTTACTTAATTGGTAGCATAGCTTTAATAATATGGGAAAATAGAAGAAGACTATACTATAATGAATAA
- a CDS encoding M48 family metallopeptidase, which yields MKINIQVHKKKVKNVTLKVKRDGTVHLTVPEAATDEYIEKVIKNKEEWIKAQMNHFNENYEKPQTKEMVSGESFKYLGKNYRLKVIESKEEKVRLYRGYIEICVKDKENLKRKEELLKKWYMEKAKKKFTELVHKYEAIVKEEVKSIRVITMQTRWGSCNVESRNINLNLELIKKPRYCIEYVILHELAHLKYPNHSKQFWEYMSVHMPNWEWRKNKLEEK from the coding sequence ATGAAAATAAATATACAAGTTCATAAAAAGAAAGTAAAGAACGTTACACTAAAAGTCAAAAGAGATGGAACAGTACATTTAACAGTGCCAGAAGCTGCTACAGATGAATATATAGAGAAAGTTATTAAAAATAAAGAAGAGTGGATAAAAGCACAAATGAACCATTTCAATGAAAACTATGAAAAACCACAGACAAAAGAAATGGTAAGTGGAGAGAGCTTTAAATACCTAGGTAAAAATTACAGATTAAAAGTTATAGAATCTAAAGAAGAAAAAGTAAGATTATATAGAGGATATATAGAAATTTGCGTAAAAGATAAAGAAAACTTAAAAAGAAAAGAAGAATTACTGAAGAAATGGTATATGGAGAAGGCAAAAAAGAAGTTTACAGAATTAGTACATAAATACGAAGCTATAGTAAAAGAAGAGGTTAAAAGCATTAGAGTAATAACCATGCAAACTAGATGGGGGAGCTGTAATGTAGAAAGCAGAAACATTAACCTTAACTTAGAGCTAATAAAGAAACCAAGATACTGCATTGAATACGTAATACTTCATGAGCTGGCTCACTTAAAATACCCAAATCATAGTAAGCAATTTTGGGAGTATATGAGTGTCCATATGCCTAATTGGGAATGGAGAAAAAATAAATTAGAAGAAAAATAA